A region from the Paraburkholderia youngii genome encodes:
- the metW gene encoding methionine biosynthesis protein MetW, with protein sequence MNQRALDYLASRPDFRAIARWVEPRATVLDLGCGDGSLLSLLNEELEVQGYGIEINDAGVLAATQNGVNVIQQNLEDGLRLFEDGSFDFAVLSQTLQTIHQTAAILRETVRVGKQCIVSFPNFGYWAHRLSVLQGRMPVSKSLPYQWHNTPNVRVLTIKDFEALAPEVGIEILDRVVLHDGQVVRWGVNWRGSLAVYRVKKS encoded by the coding sequence ATGAACCAGCGAGCACTTGATTACCTGGCATCGCGCCCGGACTTCCGCGCGATCGCCCGCTGGGTCGAACCGCGCGCGACCGTGCTCGATCTCGGCTGCGGCGACGGCTCGCTGCTGTCGCTGCTGAACGAGGAACTGGAGGTGCAGGGCTACGGCATCGAGATCAACGACGCCGGCGTGCTCGCCGCGACGCAGAACGGCGTCAACGTGATCCAGCAGAATCTCGAAGACGGCCTGCGCCTGTTCGAAGACGGCAGCTTCGATTTCGCGGTGCTGTCGCAGACGCTGCAGACCATTCATCAGACCGCTGCGATCCTGCGCGAGACGGTGCGGGTCGGCAAGCAATGCATCGTGTCGTTTCCGAATTTCGGCTATTGGGCGCATCGGCTGTCGGTGCTGCAAGGGCGCATGCCGGTGTCGAAGTCGCTGCCTTATCAATGGCACAACACGCCGAACGTGCGCGTGCTGACGATCAAGGACTTCGAAGCGCTCGCGCCCGAAGTCGGCATCGAAATTCTCGATCGTGTCGTGCTGCACGACGGACAGGTGGTGCGGTGGGGCGTGAACTGGCGTGGTAGTCTTGCGGTCTATCGCGTCAAGAAAAGCTAA
- a CDS encoding M48 family metallopeptidase — protein MEGPVVKVPFPTRARRTALSAAGVLGCASVALAMPMGAYAAGTPATGASPVSGAQAPAPAAAAATTSGATANPAPTPAAKSAPSGASAENATSAAAGNNSGAGGANLGANNSTGANANANAGAAGASGASGNASSAGAPAPAAVPPPYYVSPQLRYGGYMVFRNLIPSSMLEAQAAEEFSQIVYGASHANRLYGDTDARVTRVRSIIDRMIPYSLKWNERAKGWKWEVAVVRSNDIRMYCLPGGKIVVYSGILDRVRLNDNEVGMLIGHEIAHALREHARMRLGQLQASQLDSSGTIPQLFGLADLGMAPLGIGSRLLEMKYESTDETEADVIGSDIASRAGFDPRAAVTLWDKLAQATRGNREQGFIYVHPYTPARRDDIVKRLPDMLSLYAKAIGKSVDELPDYAGIGRPTRKTARD, from the coding sequence GTGGAGGGACCGGTCGTGAAGGTACCGTTTCCGACCCGCGCGCGCCGCACCGCACTCAGCGCCGCAGGCGTGCTCGGCTGCGCGAGCGTCGCGCTGGCGATGCCGATGGGCGCCTATGCGGCCGGCACACCAGCGACTGGCGCCAGCCCGGTGAGCGGCGCGCAAGCGCCCGCGCCGGCTGCCGCCGCCGCGACCACGAGCGGTGCGACAGCCAACCCGGCCCCGACGCCTGCGGCCAAGTCCGCGCCAAGCGGCGCCAGCGCCGAAAACGCGACCTCGGCTGCGGCCGGCAACAACAGCGGCGCCGGCGGCGCCAACCTTGGGGCGAATAACAGCACCGGCGCCAACGCCAACGCCAACGCCGGTGCCGCGGGCGCGTCCGGCGCTAGCGGCAACGCTTCGAGCGCTGGCGCGCCGGCCCCCGCGGCCGTCCCGCCGCCCTACTACGTGAGCCCCCAACTGCGCTATGGCGGCTACATGGTGTTCCGCAACCTGATCCCGTCGTCGATGCTCGAGGCGCAGGCCGCCGAGGAGTTCAGCCAGATCGTCTACGGCGCCAGCCACGCGAACCGCCTGTACGGCGACACGGACGCGCGCGTGACACGCGTGCGCTCGATCATCGACCGGATGATTCCGTACTCGCTGAAATGGAACGAGCGAGCCAAGGGCTGGAAGTGGGAAGTCGCGGTGGTGCGCTCGAACGACATCCGCATGTACTGCCTGCCGGGCGGCAAGATCGTCGTCTACAGCGGGATACTCGATCGCGTGCGCCTGAACGACAACGAGGTCGGCATGCTAATCGGCCACGAGATCGCGCACGCGTTGCGCGAGCACGCGCGCATGCGGCTCGGTCAGTTGCAGGCGAGCCAGCTCGATTCGTCCGGCACGATCCCGCAACTGTTCGGACTCGCCGACCTGGGCATGGCGCCGTTAGGCATCGGTTCGCGTCTGCTGGAAATGAAGTACGAAAGCACCGACGAAACCGAAGCCGACGTGATCGGCAGCGATATCGCGTCGCGCGCCGGCTTCGATCCGCGCGCGGCGGTCACGCTGTGGGACAAGCTCGCGCAAGCGACGCGCGGCAATCGCGAGCAGGGCTTCATCTACGTGCACCCGTACACACCGGCGCGCCGCGACGACATCGTCAAGCGGCTGCCGGACATGCTGTCGCTGTATGCGAAGGCAATCGGCAAGAGCGTCGACGAGTTGCCCGATTACGCGGGCATCGGCCGGCCGACCCGCAAGACGGCGCGCGACTGA
- a CDS encoding AmpG family muropeptide MFS transporter — protein sequence MSNPPHEAPALTAHEEHPGWRAFLNTRMLICVFLGFTSGLPLFTLVYLVQAWLRSEGVNLKEIGLFALIQFPYTWKFVWAPLMDRYVPRVPGWRPGRRRGWMLVTQLLVAGAMATLGFVSPREAIWSVAALTALVAFFGASSDIVIDAYRRELLSDTQQGLGNAVHVNAYKIAALVPGSLALILSDHLPWSTVFIVTAAFMLPGVLMTLVVREPEVHGQPPKNLREAIVEPFREFIQRDGWRGALFVLGFIFLYKLGDTMATTLSTSFFLDIGFSRTQIGVIAKTTAFGASLAGGIIGGIWLMRIGIGRGLWIFGLLQMVSTLGFAWLAHLGPDSPGLAAIYNIAVALSQGTTKLLSLVGIDWSVQLDPRSVALALVYGFETFATGLTMAAFTAYIASTTDPRYTATQFALFTSLASVPRTLASAASGFVVARIGWFDYFILCTALAVPGMLLLVRIAPWRDRS from the coding sequence ATGTCGAACCCGCCGCACGAGGCGCCCGCACTTACCGCTCACGAAGAACATCCCGGCTGGCGCGCGTTTTTGAATACGCGCATGCTGATTTGCGTCTTTCTCGGCTTCACGTCGGGATTGCCGCTGTTTACGCTCGTCTACCTCGTGCAGGCGTGGCTGCGCTCGGAAGGCGTCAATCTGAAGGAAATCGGCCTGTTCGCGCTGATCCAGTTTCCGTACACCTGGAAATTCGTCTGGGCGCCGCTGATGGACCGCTACGTGCCGCGCGTGCCCGGCTGGCGGCCCGGCCGACGGCGCGGCTGGATGCTCGTCACACAATTGCTCGTGGCCGGCGCGATGGCGACACTCGGTTTCGTGTCGCCGCGCGAAGCGATCTGGAGCGTCGCCGCGCTGACCGCGCTGGTCGCGTTCTTCGGCGCGAGTTCCGACATCGTGATCGACGCGTACCGGCGTGAATTGCTCAGCGACACGCAGCAGGGCCTCGGCAACGCGGTGCACGTGAACGCGTACAAGATAGCGGCGCTCGTGCCCGGTTCGCTGGCGTTGATTTTGTCCGATCATCTGCCGTGGAGCACCGTGTTCATCGTGACGGCTGCGTTCATGCTGCCTGGCGTTCTGATGACGCTGGTCGTGCGCGAGCCCGAGGTGCATGGCCAGCCGCCGAAGAATCTGCGCGAGGCGATCGTCGAGCCGTTCAGGGAATTCATTCAGCGCGACGGCTGGCGCGGTGCCCTCTTCGTGCTCGGCTTCATCTTTCTCTACAAGCTCGGCGATACGATGGCGACCACGCTGTCCACATCGTTCTTCCTCGACATCGGCTTTTCGCGCACGCAGATCGGCGTGATCGCGAAGACCACGGCATTCGGCGCGAGTCTCGCGGGCGGCATCATCGGCGGCATCTGGCTGATGAGGATCGGCATCGGCCGTGGCTTGTGGATCTTCGGTTTGCTGCAGATGGTGTCGACGCTCGGCTTCGCGTGGCTCGCGCATCTCGGCCCGGATTCACCCGGACTTGCCGCGATTTACAACATCGCCGTCGCGCTGAGCCAGGGCACGACGAAGCTGCTGTCGTTGGTCGGCATCGACTGGAGCGTGCAGCTCGATCCGCGCTCGGTCGCGCTCGCGCTCGTGTACGGCTTCGAGACCTTCGCCACCGGTCTGACGATGGCCGCGTTCACCGCATACATCGCGAGCACCACCGATCCGCGCTACACCGCGACGCAGTTCGCATTGTTCACGAGCCTCGCGTCGGTGCCGCGCACGCTCGCGTCGGCGGCGAGCGGCTTTGTGGTCGCGCGGATCGGCTGGTTCGACTATTTCATCCTCTGTACCGCGCTCGCGGTGCCGGGCATGCTGCTGCTGGTGCGCATCGCGCCGTGGAGGGACCGGTCGTGA